In Dolichospermum flos-aquae CCAP 1403/13F, the following proteins share a genomic window:
- a CDS encoding DUF4209 domain-containing protein, giving the protein MLPLNPPLTKQDFINSGWKEVVNSSSKDCSSYYLPFYTKAKEAKEAENIKEQAVFEILALITSDEIQPESTKKGFPGVFQHLTDEHLNFLAEIVDEVSDPELKARVADILWLRRGNVDIDMAKKAIDAYLEFTTNLEDPEILFRQNKIERALRLGLIINNNHEVKKVVARIEAIINDSNGKDPWGISINLMELLQEKKLQARQLFDPIKYAVIAEEWAKQAESDHDWYGARRYWEIKAKWHHIGKNIEKAHTARMSAAETYRKEAEDSLNKHPTSYFKASHDLQKAYEAFERLKSQCTEEERGEINTKLEEIHKRLLEYQQKSSNEFITISSEFNISEEVEFAISKVKGKEFPEAILALAFLVKPPEISYQIVEENGLSGLFPKEKRNEMGKVVAHQSSNGQEEAATYQKIYALAFIEPAREQIFSEHIIQKSEENKIKETDLLPLVLNNPFVPPGREYLFAKGLYAGLTGDFIASTHILIPQIENSVRYLLSNRGAITSGIDNKNNGIQKEDNLNTTLFPSKYPQITSIFDEDTLFDLQGLLIEKSGSNLRNRMAHGLINDNDFFSPIFSYLWWVALRLCFGAGILIPEEIVEESNPLVKFVGMFKDDPFFDEFVEEIAENRLKLDEEMAAEEAFVEENHAA; this is encoded by the coding sequence ATGTTACCTCTAAACCCCCCTCTCACTAAACAAGATTTTATTAACTCTGGCTGGAAAGAAGTGGTTAATAGCAGTAGTAAGGATTGTTCTAGCTACTATTTACCTTTTTATACAAAGGCAAAAGAAGCAAAAGAAGCAGAAAATATCAAGGAACAGGCAGTTTTTGAAATTTTGGCGCTTATAACTTCTGATGAAATTCAGCCAGAATCAACAAAAAAGGGTTTTCCTGGAGTTTTCCAGCACCTCACAGATGAACACCTGAACTTTCTGGCTGAGATTGTAGATGAAGTTTCAGATCCAGAACTTAAAGCACGAGTCGCAGACATTCTCTGGCTCAGGCGCGGTAATGTTGATATTGATATGGCTAAGAAAGCAATTGATGCCTACTTAGAATTTACCACAAACTTAGAAGATCCTGAAATATTATTCCGCCAAAACAAGATTGAACGAGCGCTTCGGCTAGGACTGATTATAAATAATAACCATGAAGTAAAAAAAGTTGTTGCACGCATAGAAGCAATTATTAATGATAGTAACGGAAAAGATCCTTGGGGTATATCAATAAATCTTATGGAGCTTTTGCAAGAAAAGAAACTCCAAGCACGGCAACTCTTTGATCCCATTAAATATGCAGTTATTGCTGAAGAATGGGCAAAACAGGCAGAATCGGATCATGATTGGTATGGAGCAAGAAGGTATTGGGAAATTAAAGCAAAATGGCATCACATTGGAAAAAATATAGAAAAGGCACATACAGCAAGAATGTCTGCTGCTGAAACTTACAGGAAGGAAGCTGAAGATTCTTTAAATAAACATCCAACTTCTTACTTCAAAGCATCACACGATTTACAGAAAGCTTATGAAGCATTTGAAAGATTAAAAAGCCAATGTACAGAAGAGGAGAGAGGAGAGATAAACACTAAATTAGAAGAAATTCACAAACGTCTTCTTGAGTATCAGCAGAAGTCATCTAATGAGTTCATAACAATTTCTTCTGAGTTTAATATTAGTGAAGAAGTAGAATTCGCCATATCAAAGGTTAAAGGCAAAGAATTTCCAGAAGCAATATTAGCTTTAGCTTTTTTAGTAAAGCCACCTGAAATTTCATATCAAATCGTAGAGGAAAATGGATTATCTGGGCTTTTTCCAAAAGAAAAAAGAAATGAGATGGGTAAAGTTGTAGCACATCAAAGCTCTAATGGACAGGAAGAAGCTGCTACATATCAAAAAATTTATGCTCTGGCTTTTATTGAACCAGCTAGAGAACAAATCTTTTCGGAACATATAATACAAAAATCGGAAGAAAACAAAATCAAAGAAACCGACTTACTTCCATTGGTTTTAAATAACCCCTTTGTACCACCAGGAAGAGAATATTTATTTGCAAAAGGTCTTTACGCTGGGTTAACAGGAGATTTTATTGCTTCCACCCATATCTTAATTCCCCAAATTGAAAACTCCGTTCGTTATCTACTCTCTAATAGAGGAGCAATAACTTCGGGAATTGACAATAAAAATAATGGTATTCAAAAAGAAGACAATTTAAATACAACTCTTTTTCCCAGTAAATATCCACAAATTACTTCAATTTTTGATGAAGATACACTTTTTGATCTTCAAGGTTTATTAATAGAGAAATCTGGGTCAAATTTAAGAAATCGCATGGCTCATGGTTTAATTAATGATAATGACTTTTTCAGTCCTATTTTCTCTTACTTATGGTGGGTAGCATTGCGTCTATGCTTTGGTGCAGGAATATTAATACCTGAAGAAATTGTAGAAGAGTCTAACCCTTTAGTCAAATTTGTTGGTATGTTCAAAGATGATCCATTTTTTGATGAATTTGTCGAAGAAATAGCAGAAAATCGGCTTAAATTAGATGAAGAAATGGCTGCTGAGGAAGCTTTTGTCGAGGAGAATCATGCAGCGTGA
- a CDS encoding valine--tRNA ligase yields the protein MTVTIPNLPSLYEAFATEAKWQKFWEDNQVYKADPNHKGEPYCVVIPPPNVTGSLHMGHAFEGALIDTLVRYHRMKGRNTLWLPGTDHASIAVQTILEKQLKAEGKTRHDLGREKFLERAWQWKAESGGTIINQLKRLGVSVDWTRERFTLDEGLSKSVLEAFIRLHEEGLIHRSNYLVNWCPASGSAVSDLEVEPKEVNGNLWYFRYPLSDGSGFLEVATTRPETMLGDTGVAVNPHDDRYKHLIGKTVTLPIMNREIPIIGDELVDATFGTGCVKVTPAHDPNDFEMGKRHDLPFINIMNKDGTLNENAGEFQGQDRFVARKNLVARLEAEGVLVKVEEYKHTVPYSDRGKVPVEPLLSTQWFVKIRPLADKTLDFLDNQDSPEIVPQRWHKVYRDWLVNLRDWCISRQLWWGHQIPAWYAVSETEGEITDSTPYFVARNEAEALQKAKLQFGEDVKLVQDPDVLDTWFSSGLWPFSTLGWPEETEDLAAYYPTATLVTGFDIIFFWVARMTMMGTHFTGKMPFKTVYIHGLVRDENNKKMSKSANNGIDPLLLIAKYGTDALRYTLIKEVAGAGQDIRLEYDRKKDESISVEASRNFANKLWNAARFVMMNLDGQTPAQLGQPVPTELSDRWIVSRFNQVVKQTNHDIDNYGLGEAAKGLYEFIWGDFCDWYIELVKSRLQKDAEPTSRKVAQQIIAYILEGILKLLHPFMPHITEEIWQTLTQQPAENPELLPLQAYPEADDNLIDSALETQFDLLIGTIRTIRNLRAEADIKPGVKITANLQSESASERFILTAGQTYIQDLAKVETLTIVDVNPVVIPEEIAKTEDNKYWGGIKIIALIVVALISLKVAIFVGNTALDIPVFGTSFEIIGLGYVGWFIIRYLLKSETREELFAKYFPPSETPTESELPPTVPQEKENSIAGVIGTVQVVIPLKGVVDIEVVRAKLEKSLQKAEAEAESLSARLSNSKFVDKAPADVVQTTRETLVEAQKQAEILRIRLETLS from the coding sequence ATGACTGTAACTATTCCTAATCTCCCCAGTCTTTACGAAGCCTTTGCCACAGAAGCCAAATGGCAAAAATTCTGGGAAGACAACCAAGTTTATAAAGCTGACCCCAACCACAAGGGCGAACCTTACTGCGTCGTTATCCCTCCACCTAACGTGACTGGCAGTTTGCACATGGGTCACGCCTTTGAAGGGGCTTTGATTGATACCCTTGTCCGCTACCACCGCATGAAGGGACGGAACACCCTGTGGCTACCGGGAACTGACCACGCCAGCATTGCCGTGCAAACGATTTTAGAAAAGCAACTTAAAGCCGAGGGCAAAACTCGCCATGATTTAGGGCGGGAAAAGTTCCTAGAACGGGCTTGGCAATGGAAGGCGGAATCTGGCGGCACGATTATTAATCAGTTAAAACGCTTAGGTGTATCCGTAGACTGGACGCGGGAACGCTTTACTTTAGATGAAGGTTTATCAAAATCTGTTTTAGAAGCATTTATTCGCCTCCATGAAGAGGGGTTAATTCACCGTAGTAACTATTTAGTCAATTGGTGTCCTGCTTCTGGTTCGGCGGTGTCTGATTTGGAAGTCGAACCCAAAGAGGTAAATGGGAATCTGTGGTATTTCCGTTATCCTCTCAGCGACGGTTCTGGCTTTCTGGAAGTGGCGACAACTCGCCCCGAAACTATGTTAGGTGATACAGGTGTGGCGGTTAATCCCCATGACGACAGATATAAACACCTGATTGGGAAAACCGTAACTTTACCAATTATGAACCGGGAAATCCCGATTATTGGTGATGAATTGGTGGACGCGACTTTTGGGACAGGTTGCGTGAAGGTGACTCCAGCCCATGACCCCAATGATTTTGAAATGGGTAAACGTCATGATTTGCCGTTCATTAATATTATGAACAAGGACGGCACGTTAAATGAAAATGCGGGTGAGTTCCAAGGTCAAGACCGCTTTGTGGCTAGGAAAAATTTAGTAGCCCGTTTAGAAGCTGAGGGCGTTTTAGTTAAGGTTGAAGAATATAAACATACAGTACCTTATAGCGATCGCGGAAAAGTCCCTGTTGAACCTCTGCTTTCTACCCAATGGTTTGTAAAAATCCGCCCCCTGGCTGATAAAACTTTAGATTTCCTCGATAACCAAGATTCCCCCGAAATTGTCCCTCAACGTTGGCATAAAGTTTATCGTGATTGGTTAGTAAATCTGCGTGATTGGTGTATTTCTCGCCAGTTGTGGTGGGGGCATCAAATCCCCGCTTGGTATGCTGTCAGCGAAACTGAGGGAGAAATTACCGACTCCACCCCTTATTTTGTTGCCCGCAATGAAGCAGAAGCGCTACAAAAAGCCAAATTGCAATTTGGGGAAGATGTGAAATTAGTTCAAGACCCCGATGTTTTAGATACTTGGTTTTCTTCGGGACTGTGGCCATTTTCTACTTTAGGTTGGCCGGAAGAAACCGAAGATTTAGCGGCATATTACCCCACAGCAACCCTAGTTACTGGTTTTGATATTATCTTTTTCTGGGTAGCTAGAATGACGATGATGGGAACACATTTTACCGGAAAAATGCCGTTTAAAACTGTGTATATTCATGGTTTGGTCAGGGATGAAAATAATAAGAAAATGTCGAAATCGGCAAATAATGGCATTGATCCTTTATTGTTGATTGCCAAATATGGAACTGATGCTTTACGCTATACCTTAATTAAGGAAGTTGCGGGCGCTGGTCAAGATATTCGTTTAGAATATGACCGCAAAAAAGATGAATCTATCTCTGTCGAAGCTTCTCGCAATTTTGCCAATAAGTTGTGGAATGCTGCCCGATTTGTGATGATGAATTTGGATGGACAAACTCCAGCCCAATTAGGTCAACCAGTTCCCACAGAATTAAGTGATAGATGGATTGTTTCCCGTTTCAACCAAGTTGTTAAACAAACAAATCATGACATTGATAATTATGGTTTAGGGGAAGCAGCAAAAGGACTTTATGAATTTATTTGGGGTGATTTCTGTGATTGGTATATTGAATTAGTTAAATCCAGATTACAGAAAGATGCAGAACCCACATCTCGCAAAGTTGCCCAACAAATCATTGCCTACATTTTAGAAGGGATTTTAAAATTACTCCATCCCTTTATGCCTCATATTACAGAGGAAATTTGGCAAACTCTCACTCAACAACCCGCAGAAAATCCTGAACTTTTACCTTTACAAGCATATCCTGAAGCCGATGATAATCTGATTGATTCAGCTTTGGAAACACAGTTTGATTTATTAATTGGCACAATTCGCACAATTCGCAATTTACGGGCAGAAGCAGATATTAAACCAGGGGTAAAAATTACTGCAAATTTGCAAAGTGAAAGCGCAAGTGAAAGATTTATTCTCACTGCTGGACAGACTTATATTCAAGATTTAGCCAAGGTGGAAACTTTAACAATTGTTGATGTTAATCCTGTTGTGATTCCCGAAGAGATTGCAAAAACTGAAGATAATAAATATTGGGGTGGAATCAAGATCATTGCTTTAATAGTTGTTGCCCTTATTAGCTTAAAAGTAGCTATATTTGTGGGAAATACTGCGTTAGATATTCCCGTATTTGGGACTAGCTTTGAAATAATTGGTTTGGGTTATGTAGGTTGGTTTATTATCCGCTATTTACTCAAATCTGAAACAAGAGAAGAGTTATTTGCAAAATACTTTCCACCCAGTGAAACACCAACTGAATCAGAATTACCACCAACTGTACCCCAGGAAAAAGAAAATTCCATTGCTGGTGTTATCGGGACTGTACAGGTAGTTATTCCTTTAAAAGGAGTTGTAGATATTGAAGTTGTCCGTGCAAAACTGGAGAAAAGCTTACAAAAAGCCGAAGCGGAAGCGGAATCTTTGAGTGCAAGATTAAGCAATTCTAAGTTTGTGGATAAAGCCCCCGCAGATGTAGTTCAGACTACAAGAGAGACTTTAGTAGAAGCACAAAAACAAGCAGAAATTTTACGCATACGTCTGGAGACATTATCGTAG